From the Cherax quadricarinatus isolate ZL_2023a chromosome 22, ASM3850222v1, whole genome shotgun sequence genome, one window contains:
- the LOC138853065 gene encoding uncharacterized protein, producing the protein MAKEAGILDSVFTGPVRICKVLILSAGRLEGKEHTGFKLLKRCHCDDSRKRKHRLPQERPVEDGISSSDIEEPMKKEPDLDNDETQSLPSCQSDDLVVDLSTLTAQSDDSVEVTAAAGDEQTSDLEAHPDGQSEKEGKTPDVRVKPADGVKTAEGVKADVDVPEKEIIFEREVINLTESEQEERSHSV; encoded by the exons ATGGCGAAGGAAGCAGGCATTCTCGATTCTG ttTTCACTGGACCAGTCAGAATTTGTAAAGTTTTGATTTTATCGGCTGGTAGATTGGAAGGGAAGGAACACACCGGCTTCAAACTCCTAAAGCGGTGTCATTGTGATGATAGCAGGAAACGCAAACATAGGCTTCCTCAGGAAAGG CCTGTGGAAGATGGGATCAGTTCATCTGATATAGAGGAGCCTATGAAGAAAGAACCAGATCTCGACAACGATGAAACGCAGAGCCTTCCCTCATGTCAGTCTGATGACCTCGTTGTGGACCTCTCTACGCTCACTGCTCAATCTGATGACTCTGTTGAGGTCACTGCCGCAGCAGGTGATGAACAAACTAGCGACCTTGAAGCGCACCCTGACGGTCAGTCGGAGAAGGAAGGGAAAACCCCCGACGTGAGAGTAAAGCCAGCTGATGGAGTAAAGACGGCAGAAGGGGTAAAGGCAGATGTTGATGTACCTGAAAAGGAAATCATTTTCGAGCGGGAGGTTATCAATCTTACAGAAAGTGAACAGGAGGAGCGCAGTCATTCAGTCTAA